In Sesamum indicum cultivar Zhongzhi No. 13 unplaced genomic scaffold, S_indicum_v1.0 scaffold00177, whole genome shotgun sequence, a single genomic region encodes these proteins:
- the LOC105179592 gene encoding prohibitin-1, mitochondrial-like, whose amino-acid sequence MNLKNVNVPKMPGGGAASALIKLGVVAGLGIYGLSNSLYNVEGGHRAIVFNRVVGIKDKVYPEGTHFMIPWFERPVIYDVRARPHLVESTSGSRDLQMVKIGLRVLTRPVPDQLPTIYRTLGENYNERVLPSIIHETLKAVVAQYNASQLITQRENVSRQIRKILTDRAAYFNIALDDVSITSLTFGKEFTAAIEAKQIAAQEAERAKFVVEKAEQDKRSAIIRAQGEAKSAQLIGQAIANNPAFITLRRIEASKEISHTIAASSNKVYLNSDELLLNLHELNPPKK is encoded by the exons atgaatttgaagaaTGTCAATGTTCCGAAGATGCCTGGTGGAGGTGCAGCTTCTGCTTTAATCAAGCTGGGAGTTGTTGCGGGTCTCGGCATTTATGGACTTTCTAACAGTCTCTACAATGTTGAGGGAGGGCATCGCGCCATTGTTTTCAACCGTGTTGTCGGAATCAAGGATAAG GTGTATCCTGAAGGAACACATTTTATGATCCCATGGTTTGAAAGGCCAGTCATTTATGATGTTAGGGCACGACCACATCTTGTTGAGAGCACGTCAGGCAGTCGTGACCTTCAGATG GTAAAAATTGGTCTTCGGGTTCTCACCCGTCCCGTGCCAGATCAGTTACCTACTATTTATAGAACCCTTGGTGAAAACTACAACGAGAGAGTCTTGCCTTCAATCATTCATGAGACTCTTAAAGCTGTGGTAGCCCAGTACAATGCTAGCCAACTTATCACCCAAAGAGAA AATGTGAGTAGGCAAATACGGAAGATATTGACCGATAGAGCCGCCTACTTCAACATTGCATTGGATGATGTGTCAATTACCAGCTTGACCTTTGGAAAGGAATTCACTGCTGCAATTGAAGCTAAACAAATAGCTGCCCAAGAGGCTGAGAGGGCCAAGTTCGTCGTTGAGAAGGCTGAGCAAGACAAACGAAGTGCAATAATCAGAGCTCAG GGAGAGGCTAAGAGTGCCCAACTGATCGGTCAAGCTATCGCCAACAATCCAGCATTTATAACACTTAGGAGAATCGAAGCATCTAAGGAAATTTCACACACTATTGCAGCTTCAAGCAACAAGGTGTACTTGAACTCCGACGAGTTGTTGCTAAACCTCCATGAGCTCAATCCCCCTAAGAAGTGA
- the LOC105179593 gene encoding histone H2B-like: MAPKAEKKPAEKKPAAEKAPAAEKSPAEKKPKAGKKLPKEGAAAAGDKKKKRMKKSTETYKIYIFKVLKQVHPDIGISSKAMGIMNSFINDIFEKLAQEASRLARYNKKPTITSREIQTAVRLVLPGELAKHAVSEGTKAVTKFTSS; this comes from the coding sequence atGGCACCAAAGGCGGAGAAAAAGCCAGCTGAGAAGAAGCCCGCTGCCGAGAAGGCTCCGGCGGCGGAGAAGTCCCCGGCGGAGAAGAAGCCCAAGGCCGGGAAGAAGCTTCCGAAGGAAGGCGCCGCCGCCGCGGGtgacaagaagaagaagcggATGAAGAAGAGCACGGAGACGTACAAGATTTACATCTTCAAGGTGCTGAAGCAGGTCCACCCTGACATCGGGATTTCGAGCAAGGCCATGGGGATCATGAACAGCTTCATCAACGATATCTTCGAGAAATTGGCGCAGGAGGCGTCGCGGCTCGCACGTTACAACAAGAAGCCGACGATTACATCTCGCGAGATCCAGACCGCCGTGAGGCTGGTGTTGCCCGGCGAGCTGGCCAAGCACGCTGTTTCTGAAGGAACAAAGGCCGTAACTAAATTCACCAGTTCTTGA